One bacterium genomic window, GCCCCTCGAAACCGTCGGGGAGGAGGATCCGCCGCAGGTCGGGGTGCCCTTCGAAGACGACCCCGAACATGTCGAAGCACTCCCGCTCCAGCCAGCCCGCGGCCGGCCAGAGCGCCGCGGCGCTGCGCACCCGCGGCGGGTCGGCGACCCGCGTCTTGATCCTCAGGCGCGCGTTGCGCGGGAAGGAGTAGAGCAGATGGACGACGTCGAACGGGGCCTCGGCCCGCGCGGGCCAGTGGACCGCCGTGACGTCGGTCAGCATGTCGAACGTCAGCTCCGGGTCGTCGCGCAGGAAGGCCAGCGTCTCGAGCAGCGCGTCGGCGCGGACGACGAGCGTCCGCTCGCCGCGGAACTCCTCGACCGCCACGAGCGCCTCGGGAAGCGCCTCGCGCAGCCGCTCCTCGGCCGCCCCTTGGTCCCACCCGGTCGTGCACCAGGTCTTGCCGCCCGCTTCGGCCATCGTCAGCGCTCCCAGTCGAGCGCGCCGCGGCCCCAGACGTAGACGTAGCCGGCGGCCAGGACGCCGAGGAAGACGAGCATCGAGCCGAGGACGAACCCCGCGTTGCCGGCGCGCGCCCGGTCCTTGAGCGCCGCGGCCCACGGATAGAGGAACGCCGCCTCGACGTCGAAGAGGATGAAGAGCATCGCGATCACGTAGAACTTGGTCGAGAAGGGGCGGCGGGCCGATTCGAACGGCTTGGCCCCGCACTCGTAGGGCGTGACGTCGGTCGTCCGGCGCTTCGGCCGTCCGGCCCACGCGGAGAGGACGACGATCGACGTCGGCACGGCCACGGCGAACAGGACGAGGACCAGCAGCGCGAAGGAGTTTTGGCTCATCCGGGGCCTCGTGCGGCGCGCGGGCGCCCCGCGGCGCCCCGGCGCGGCCGGGTCTGGCGATGCTAACAACCCGCCGTGGGCCGTGCAATCTATTGTCGCGCGCCGGAAGCGCGGCGACGCGTCGCCGGTCCGCGACGTCAGGGATGCTTGATGTACCGCCGATCGCGCGCGCCGCCAGACGAAAATTGCGGCCCGGCGCGTCGGGCGACGCCGGCGCCGCTCGGCGAGGCGCGGGGCGGAACGAATACGGGCGCCCGGCGGCGGAGCGCGCGCCCCGAGCAGTTCAGTTCCGCGCGGCGCGCCGAAGAACGAAAAAGGGCGCCCGGCGGGCGCCCCTTCTCGCGGATCGCGCGGCGCGGCGCGCCGCCTCGACCCGAGTCACATCTTGACGCCGCGGTCCTCGAGCAGCGTGCCGCGCACGCGGGCGAGGTGGACGAGCGCCGTGGCGTAGTCGGTGATCGCGCTGATCTCGGACGACTCCGCGGTCCGCAGGTCGGTCTGGTAGGTCAGGACCTGGAAGGCCGTGGAGAGGCCGTTCTCGTACTTCTTCTGCTCCGCGTCGAGCTTCTTCTTCTGCAGCTCGACGTTGGCGCGGGTCGTGGCGACCCGGCGCGCGGCGCTTTCGAGGTCGCGCGCGGCCTTCCGCACTTCGACGCGGATCGACTGCTTGGTCGCCTCGAGCGCGAGGTTGCTCTGGTCCACGGCGAGGCGGGCCCGCGCGTAGGCCGACTTGGAGGCGCGGTTGCCGAGCGGGATGGCGTAGGTCGCGCCGACGGTCCAGTTGTTGTAGTCGCGCGTCGGGAGCTGCTTGAAGGCGCCCCAGCGCCCTTCGTCGTCCACCTCGAAGTGGGTCGTGTCGGTCGCGGAGTCGTAGACCGGCGTGAAGCGGGTGTTCGTGCCGGAGAGGGAG contains:
- a CDS encoding NADH-quinone oxidoreductase subunit C — its product is MAEAGGKTWCTTGWDQGAAEERLREALPEALVAVEEFRGERTLVVRADALLETLAFLRDDPELTFDMLTDVTAVHWPARAEAPFDVVHLLYSFPRNARLRIKTRVADPPRVRSAAALWPAAGWLERECFDMFGVVFEGHPDLRRILLPDGFEGHPLRKEFPLKG
- a CDS encoding NADH-quinone oxidoreductase subunit A, encoding MSQNSFALLVLVLFAVAVPTSIVVLSAWAGRPKRRTTDVTPYECGAKPFESARRPFSTKFYVIAMLFILFDVEAAFLYPWAAALKDRARAGNAGFVLGSMLVFLGVLAAGYVYVWGRGALDWER